One region of Triticum aestivum cultivar Chinese Spring chromosome 6B, IWGSC CS RefSeq v2.1, whole genome shotgun sequence genomic DNA includes:
- the LOC123138321 gene encoding uncharacterized protein isoform X1 produces the protein MSEIICVFVCNNILTSLPKAYSMILIFQAAYRRSRTQMFSSQEGSQEEDAADFSFKDGNRLCSLFLRQQGLIKKKRRWLASLNPELGVPFKLKRPKFLKVVYLAESDVRTDEVSSEKVRCNIEESFGLQSKCYIHHVVLDGLELFKLQKQKDGSLCPESLKTMHCTISKLSNGALESVANIVAHNGISFRKIRPTMMKIVKDHLPKYLAELDSESGMRLSEILTNPCSYRSNSVCLRTPVSPMLLSSIDQALAGLDEIPQQAAIAINRKLSGKSCPPEFLHVARTSSRSHLINLIRKRCGNMIAKLQEGNDLPENFAKALSVMNLYRKLTLKSMAISQSEFFPFPRATISSQQDILNALWSLPNVDTDDMKLLRRIMGQGSQVKMASFKAAVRRYLTECLFECDDGNLPDLAVRAIGFLAQMSPKCQQAILTEERKEVEVDAVLDLSSCLRSLVRGATEENSSDDEVSLESDRCSEDNDFVLTTSNYFDIRSEQRMDEGCCSNFMINSTEDSEYTAGAGHYGDSGAAGSTMDPSSEKDNVEMTRCSAEDLSALCDDTASIAHELIGHILKNMLTEDEGIDELTGCYLGGSSNSQDPQDPEAENQKGDIVINAVQSLLPNLPKSSIDKVRSILDGAEQ, from the exons aTGTCTGAAATCATCTGTGTTTTCGTTTGTAACAACATCCTAACTTCCTTACCGAAAGCTTATTCCATGATTCTTATTTTCCAGGCCGCATACAGAAGGTCAAGGACCCAGATGTTTTCTTCGCAGGAAGGTTCGCAGGAag AGGACGCGGCCGACTTCTCTTTCAAGGATGGTAACAGGCTGTGCTCTCTTTTTCTGCGGCAGCAAGGTCTCATCAAGAAAAAGCGAAG ATGGCTGGCCTCGCTGAATCCCGAATTAGGTGTCCCCTTCAAACTTAAGCGACCAAAGTTTCTGAAAGTCGT CTACTTGGCTGAATCGGATGTCAGGACTGATGAA GTGTCCAGCGAGAAAGTAAGATGTAACATCGAAGAAAGTTTtggtttgcaaagcaagtgttaCATTCATCATGTAGTTCTGGATGGTCTTGAGCTTTTTAAGTTGCAAAAACAGAAGGATGGCTCTCTCTGTCCAGAAAGCTTGAAGACCATGCACTGTACAATCAGCAAATTAAGCAATGGGGCACTTGAGTCAGTGGCTAATATTGTCGCCCACAATGGGATTAGTTTCAGGAAGATTAGGCCTACAATGATGAAAATCGTGAAGGACCACCTTCCAAAATACTTGGCTGAGTTGGACAGTGAAAGTGGTATGCGATTGTCTGAAATTTTAACAAATCCATGCAGCTACCGTTCTAATTCTGTCTGTCTTAGAACACCTGTTTCACCAATGCTTCTGTCATCTATTGACCAAGCTTTAGCTGGGCTGGATGAAATTCCCCAGCAAGCTGCTATTGCAATCAATAGAAAGCTCTCAGGAAAATCATGCCCCCCAGAATTTCTGCATGTAGCTCGAACTTCCAGCAGAAGCCATCTTATTAATTTGATAAGGAAAAGATGTGGAAATATGATAGCAAAGCTGCAGGAAGGCAATGATCTTCCAGAGAACTTTGCAAAAGCATTGTCAGTGATGAACCTATATCGGAAACTCACACTAAAGAGCATGGCTATTTCACAGTCAGAGTTCTTTCCCTTTCCACGTGCGACTATATCATCGCAGCAAGATATCCTGAATGCTCTATGGTCACTTCCAAACGTCGATACTGATGATATGAAGTTGCTGCGTCGCATTATGGGCCAAGGTTCTCAAGTGAAGATGGCATCATTCAAAGCAGCTGTGAGGAGGTACTTGACAGAATGCTTGTTTGAGTGTGATGATGGTAATTTACCGGATTTGGCAGTACGTGCCATTGGTTTCTTAGCTCAAATGTCTCCTAAATGTCAACAAGCTATTCTCACTGAAGAGAGAAAGGAAGTGGAAGTAGATGCTGTCTTGGATTTAAGCAGTTGCCTCAGATCTTTGGTACGTGGTGCCACTGAAGAAAACTCGAGCGATGACGAAGTTAGCTTAGAGAGTGACAGGtgcagtgaagataatgattttGTACTCACCACGAGCAACTACTTTGATATTCGTTCTGAGCAACGCATGGATGAGGGCTGCTGTTCAAATTTCATGATCAATAGCACTGAAGATTCTGAGTACACTGCTGGTGCTGGACATTATGGAGACAGTGGTGCTGCTGGCAGTACGATGGATCCTAGTTCGGAGAAGGACAATGTGGAGATGACTAGATGCTCTGCAGAAGATCTCTCTGCATTATGTGATGACACTGCAAGTATTGCACATGAGCTTATTGGGCACATTCTTAAAAACATGTTGACTGAAGACGAGGGGATTGATGAACTTACCGGATGTTATCTTGGAGGCAGTTCTAATTCTCAAGATCCTCAAG ATCCTGAAGCGGAGAACCAAAAAGGCGACATTGTGATAAATGCTGTCCAGAGTCTCTTACCTAATCTGCCGAAAAG CTCCATCGACAAAGTTAGGAGCATACTGGATGGTGCGGAGCAGTGA
- the LOC123138321 gene encoding uncharacterized protein isoform X2: MSEIICVFVCNNILTSLPKAYSMILIFQAAYRRSRTQMFSSQEEDAADFSFKDGNRLCSLFLRQQGLIKKKRRWLASLNPELGVPFKLKRPKFLKVVYLAESDVRTDEVSSEKVRCNIEESFGLQSKCYIHHVVLDGLELFKLQKQKDGSLCPESLKTMHCTISKLSNGALESVANIVAHNGISFRKIRPTMMKIVKDHLPKYLAELDSESGMRLSEILTNPCSYRSNSVCLRTPVSPMLLSSIDQALAGLDEIPQQAAIAINRKLSGKSCPPEFLHVARTSSRSHLINLIRKRCGNMIAKLQEGNDLPENFAKALSVMNLYRKLTLKSMAISQSEFFPFPRATISSQQDILNALWSLPNVDTDDMKLLRRIMGQGSQVKMASFKAAVRRYLTECLFECDDGNLPDLAVRAIGFLAQMSPKCQQAILTEERKEVEVDAVLDLSSCLRSLVRGATEENSSDDEVSLESDRCSEDNDFVLTTSNYFDIRSEQRMDEGCCSNFMINSTEDSEYTAGAGHYGDSGAAGSTMDPSSEKDNVEMTRCSAEDLSALCDDTASIAHELIGHILKNMLTEDEGIDELTGCYLGGSSNSQDPQDPEAENQKGDIVINAVQSLLPNLPKSSIDKVRSILDGAEQ, translated from the exons aTGTCTGAAATCATCTGTGTTTTCGTTTGTAACAACATCCTAACTTCCTTACCGAAAGCTTATTCCATGATTCTTATTTTCCAGGCCGCATACAGAAGGTCAAGGACCCAGATGTTTTCTTCGCAGGAAG AGGACGCGGCCGACTTCTCTTTCAAGGATGGTAACAGGCTGTGCTCTCTTTTTCTGCGGCAGCAAGGTCTCATCAAGAAAAAGCGAAG ATGGCTGGCCTCGCTGAATCCCGAATTAGGTGTCCCCTTCAAACTTAAGCGACCAAAGTTTCTGAAAGTCGT CTACTTGGCTGAATCGGATGTCAGGACTGATGAA GTGTCCAGCGAGAAAGTAAGATGTAACATCGAAGAAAGTTTtggtttgcaaagcaagtgttaCATTCATCATGTAGTTCTGGATGGTCTTGAGCTTTTTAAGTTGCAAAAACAGAAGGATGGCTCTCTCTGTCCAGAAAGCTTGAAGACCATGCACTGTACAATCAGCAAATTAAGCAATGGGGCACTTGAGTCAGTGGCTAATATTGTCGCCCACAATGGGATTAGTTTCAGGAAGATTAGGCCTACAATGATGAAAATCGTGAAGGACCACCTTCCAAAATACTTGGCTGAGTTGGACAGTGAAAGTGGTATGCGATTGTCTGAAATTTTAACAAATCCATGCAGCTACCGTTCTAATTCTGTCTGTCTTAGAACACCTGTTTCACCAATGCTTCTGTCATCTATTGACCAAGCTTTAGCTGGGCTGGATGAAATTCCCCAGCAAGCTGCTATTGCAATCAATAGAAAGCTCTCAGGAAAATCATGCCCCCCAGAATTTCTGCATGTAGCTCGAACTTCCAGCAGAAGCCATCTTATTAATTTGATAAGGAAAAGATGTGGAAATATGATAGCAAAGCTGCAGGAAGGCAATGATCTTCCAGAGAACTTTGCAAAAGCATTGTCAGTGATGAACCTATATCGGAAACTCACACTAAAGAGCATGGCTATTTCACAGTCAGAGTTCTTTCCCTTTCCACGTGCGACTATATCATCGCAGCAAGATATCCTGAATGCTCTATGGTCACTTCCAAACGTCGATACTGATGATATGAAGTTGCTGCGTCGCATTATGGGCCAAGGTTCTCAAGTGAAGATGGCATCATTCAAAGCAGCTGTGAGGAGGTACTTGACAGAATGCTTGTTTGAGTGTGATGATGGTAATTTACCGGATTTGGCAGTACGTGCCATTGGTTTCTTAGCTCAAATGTCTCCTAAATGTCAACAAGCTATTCTCACTGAAGAGAGAAAGGAAGTGGAAGTAGATGCTGTCTTGGATTTAAGCAGTTGCCTCAGATCTTTGGTACGTGGTGCCACTGAAGAAAACTCGAGCGATGACGAAGTTAGCTTAGAGAGTGACAGGtgcagtgaagataatgattttGTACTCACCACGAGCAACTACTTTGATATTCGTTCTGAGCAACGCATGGATGAGGGCTGCTGTTCAAATTTCATGATCAATAGCACTGAAGATTCTGAGTACACTGCTGGTGCTGGACATTATGGAGACAGTGGTGCTGCTGGCAGTACGATGGATCCTAGTTCGGAGAAGGACAATGTGGAGATGACTAGATGCTCTGCAGAAGATCTCTCTGCATTATGTGATGACACTGCAAGTATTGCACATGAGCTTATTGGGCACATTCTTAAAAACATGTTGACTGAAGACGAGGGGATTGATGAACTTACCGGATGTTATCTTGGAGGCAGTTCTAATTCTCAAGATCCTCAAG ATCCTGAAGCGGAGAACCAAAAAGGCGACATTGTGATAAATGCTGTCCAGAGTCTCTTACCTAATCTGCCGAAAAG CTCCATCGACAAAGTTAGGAGCATACTGGATGGTGCGGAGCAGTGA
- the LOC123138321 gene encoding uncharacterized protein isoform X3 has product MFSSQEGSQEEDAADFSFKDGNRLCSLFLRQQGLIKKKRRWLASLNPELGVPFKLKRPKFLKVVYLAESDVRTDEVSSEKVRCNIEESFGLQSKCYIHHVVLDGLELFKLQKQKDGSLCPESLKTMHCTISKLSNGALESVANIVAHNGISFRKIRPTMMKIVKDHLPKYLAELDSESGMRLSEILTNPCSYRSNSVCLRTPVSPMLLSSIDQALAGLDEIPQQAAIAINRKLSGKSCPPEFLHVARTSSRSHLINLIRKRCGNMIAKLQEGNDLPENFAKALSVMNLYRKLTLKSMAISQSEFFPFPRATISSQQDILNALWSLPNVDTDDMKLLRRIMGQGSQVKMASFKAAVRRYLTECLFECDDGNLPDLAVRAIGFLAQMSPKCQQAILTEERKEVEVDAVLDLSSCLRSLVRGATEENSSDDEVSLESDRCSEDNDFVLTTSNYFDIRSEQRMDEGCCSNFMINSTEDSEYTAGAGHYGDSGAAGSTMDPSSEKDNVEMTRCSAEDLSALCDDTASIAHELIGHILKNMLTEDEGIDELTGCYLGGSSNSQDPQDPEAENQKGDIVINAVQSLLPNLPKSSIDKVRSILDGAEQ; this is encoded by the exons ATGTTTTCTTCGCAGGAAGGTTCGCAGGAag AGGACGCGGCCGACTTCTCTTTCAAGGATGGTAACAGGCTGTGCTCTCTTTTTCTGCGGCAGCAAGGTCTCATCAAGAAAAAGCGAAG ATGGCTGGCCTCGCTGAATCCCGAATTAGGTGTCCCCTTCAAACTTAAGCGACCAAAGTTTCTGAAAGTCGT CTACTTGGCTGAATCGGATGTCAGGACTGATGAA GTGTCCAGCGAGAAAGTAAGATGTAACATCGAAGAAAGTTTtggtttgcaaagcaagtgttaCATTCATCATGTAGTTCTGGATGGTCTTGAGCTTTTTAAGTTGCAAAAACAGAAGGATGGCTCTCTCTGTCCAGAAAGCTTGAAGACCATGCACTGTACAATCAGCAAATTAAGCAATGGGGCACTTGAGTCAGTGGCTAATATTGTCGCCCACAATGGGATTAGTTTCAGGAAGATTAGGCCTACAATGATGAAAATCGTGAAGGACCACCTTCCAAAATACTTGGCTGAGTTGGACAGTGAAAGTGGTATGCGATTGTCTGAAATTTTAACAAATCCATGCAGCTACCGTTCTAATTCTGTCTGTCTTAGAACACCTGTTTCACCAATGCTTCTGTCATCTATTGACCAAGCTTTAGCTGGGCTGGATGAAATTCCCCAGCAAGCTGCTATTGCAATCAATAGAAAGCTCTCAGGAAAATCATGCCCCCCAGAATTTCTGCATGTAGCTCGAACTTCCAGCAGAAGCCATCTTATTAATTTGATAAGGAAAAGATGTGGAAATATGATAGCAAAGCTGCAGGAAGGCAATGATCTTCCAGAGAACTTTGCAAAAGCATTGTCAGTGATGAACCTATATCGGAAACTCACACTAAAGAGCATGGCTATTTCACAGTCAGAGTTCTTTCCCTTTCCACGTGCGACTATATCATCGCAGCAAGATATCCTGAATGCTCTATGGTCACTTCCAAACGTCGATACTGATGATATGAAGTTGCTGCGTCGCATTATGGGCCAAGGTTCTCAAGTGAAGATGGCATCATTCAAAGCAGCTGTGAGGAGGTACTTGACAGAATGCTTGTTTGAGTGTGATGATGGTAATTTACCGGATTTGGCAGTACGTGCCATTGGTTTCTTAGCTCAAATGTCTCCTAAATGTCAACAAGCTATTCTCACTGAAGAGAGAAAGGAAGTGGAAGTAGATGCTGTCTTGGATTTAAGCAGTTGCCTCAGATCTTTGGTACGTGGTGCCACTGAAGAAAACTCGAGCGATGACGAAGTTAGCTTAGAGAGTGACAGGtgcagtgaagataatgattttGTACTCACCACGAGCAACTACTTTGATATTCGTTCTGAGCAACGCATGGATGAGGGCTGCTGTTCAAATTTCATGATCAATAGCACTGAAGATTCTGAGTACACTGCTGGTGCTGGACATTATGGAGACAGTGGTGCTGCTGGCAGTACGATGGATCCTAGTTCGGAGAAGGACAATGTGGAGATGACTAGATGCTCTGCAGAAGATCTCTCTGCATTATGTGATGACACTGCAAGTATTGCACATGAGCTTATTGGGCACATTCTTAAAAACATGTTGACTGAAGACGAGGGGATTGATGAACTTACCGGATGTTATCTTGGAGGCAGTTCTAATTCTCAAGATCCTCAAG ATCCTGAAGCGGAGAACCAAAAAGGCGACATTGTGATAAATGCTGTCCAGAGTCTCTTACCTAATCTGCCGAAAAG CTCCATCGACAAAGTTAGGAGCATACTGGATGGTGCGGAGCAGTGA
- the LOC123138321 gene encoding uncharacterized protein isoform X4 — protein MFSSQEEDAADFSFKDGNRLCSLFLRQQGLIKKKRRWLASLNPELGVPFKLKRPKFLKVVYLAESDVRTDEVSSEKVRCNIEESFGLQSKCYIHHVVLDGLELFKLQKQKDGSLCPESLKTMHCTISKLSNGALESVANIVAHNGISFRKIRPTMMKIVKDHLPKYLAELDSESGMRLSEILTNPCSYRSNSVCLRTPVSPMLLSSIDQALAGLDEIPQQAAIAINRKLSGKSCPPEFLHVARTSSRSHLINLIRKRCGNMIAKLQEGNDLPENFAKALSVMNLYRKLTLKSMAISQSEFFPFPRATISSQQDILNALWSLPNVDTDDMKLLRRIMGQGSQVKMASFKAAVRRYLTECLFECDDGNLPDLAVRAIGFLAQMSPKCQQAILTEERKEVEVDAVLDLSSCLRSLVRGATEENSSDDEVSLESDRCSEDNDFVLTTSNYFDIRSEQRMDEGCCSNFMINSTEDSEYTAGAGHYGDSGAAGSTMDPSSEKDNVEMTRCSAEDLSALCDDTASIAHELIGHILKNMLTEDEGIDELTGCYLGGSSNSQDPQDPEAENQKGDIVINAVQSLLPNLPKSSIDKVRSILDGAEQ, from the exons ATGTTTTCTTCGCAGGAAG AGGACGCGGCCGACTTCTCTTTCAAGGATGGTAACAGGCTGTGCTCTCTTTTTCTGCGGCAGCAAGGTCTCATCAAGAAAAAGCGAAG ATGGCTGGCCTCGCTGAATCCCGAATTAGGTGTCCCCTTCAAACTTAAGCGACCAAAGTTTCTGAAAGTCGT CTACTTGGCTGAATCGGATGTCAGGACTGATGAA GTGTCCAGCGAGAAAGTAAGATGTAACATCGAAGAAAGTTTtggtttgcaaagcaagtgttaCATTCATCATGTAGTTCTGGATGGTCTTGAGCTTTTTAAGTTGCAAAAACAGAAGGATGGCTCTCTCTGTCCAGAAAGCTTGAAGACCATGCACTGTACAATCAGCAAATTAAGCAATGGGGCACTTGAGTCAGTGGCTAATATTGTCGCCCACAATGGGATTAGTTTCAGGAAGATTAGGCCTACAATGATGAAAATCGTGAAGGACCACCTTCCAAAATACTTGGCTGAGTTGGACAGTGAAAGTGGTATGCGATTGTCTGAAATTTTAACAAATCCATGCAGCTACCGTTCTAATTCTGTCTGTCTTAGAACACCTGTTTCACCAATGCTTCTGTCATCTATTGACCAAGCTTTAGCTGGGCTGGATGAAATTCCCCAGCAAGCTGCTATTGCAATCAATAGAAAGCTCTCAGGAAAATCATGCCCCCCAGAATTTCTGCATGTAGCTCGAACTTCCAGCAGAAGCCATCTTATTAATTTGATAAGGAAAAGATGTGGAAATATGATAGCAAAGCTGCAGGAAGGCAATGATCTTCCAGAGAACTTTGCAAAAGCATTGTCAGTGATGAACCTATATCGGAAACTCACACTAAAGAGCATGGCTATTTCACAGTCAGAGTTCTTTCCCTTTCCACGTGCGACTATATCATCGCAGCAAGATATCCTGAATGCTCTATGGTCACTTCCAAACGTCGATACTGATGATATGAAGTTGCTGCGTCGCATTATGGGCCAAGGTTCTCAAGTGAAGATGGCATCATTCAAAGCAGCTGTGAGGAGGTACTTGACAGAATGCTTGTTTGAGTGTGATGATGGTAATTTACCGGATTTGGCAGTACGTGCCATTGGTTTCTTAGCTCAAATGTCTCCTAAATGTCAACAAGCTATTCTCACTGAAGAGAGAAAGGAAGTGGAAGTAGATGCTGTCTTGGATTTAAGCAGTTGCCTCAGATCTTTGGTACGTGGTGCCACTGAAGAAAACTCGAGCGATGACGAAGTTAGCTTAGAGAGTGACAGGtgcagtgaagataatgattttGTACTCACCACGAGCAACTACTTTGATATTCGTTCTGAGCAACGCATGGATGAGGGCTGCTGTTCAAATTTCATGATCAATAGCACTGAAGATTCTGAGTACACTGCTGGTGCTGGACATTATGGAGACAGTGGTGCTGCTGGCAGTACGATGGATCCTAGTTCGGAGAAGGACAATGTGGAGATGACTAGATGCTCTGCAGAAGATCTCTCTGCATTATGTGATGACACTGCAAGTATTGCACATGAGCTTATTGGGCACATTCTTAAAAACATGTTGACTGAAGACGAGGGGATTGATGAACTTACCGGATGTTATCTTGGAGGCAGTTCTAATTCTCAAGATCCTCAAG ATCCTGAAGCGGAGAACCAAAAAGGCGACATTGTGATAAATGCTGTCCAGAGTCTCTTACCTAATCTGCCGAAAAG CTCCATCGACAAAGTTAGGAGCATACTGGATGGTGCGGAGCAGTGA